A window of the Isosphaera pallida ATCC 43644 genome harbors these coding sequences:
- a CDS encoding FAD-dependent oxidoreductase: MDPTGTDVIGGGVLGAFHAFHAAENRLRVVLIDRDRVPRGAPVHNGVFVATSWFHHKIFIGSAR; this comes from the coding sequence TTGGACCCAACCGGAACTGATGTAATCGGCGGCGGCGTTCTAGGAGCGTTCCACGCCTTCCACGCCGCCGAGAACAGGCTGCGGGTCGTCCTCATCGACCGCGACCGTGTTCCCCGCGGCGCGCCGGTTCACAATGGCGTCTTTGTTGCAACTTCTTGGTTTCACCACAAGATTTTCATTGGATCGGCGCGTTAA
- a CDS encoding M3 family oligoendopeptidase encodes MSVTTYQPEPIPRRRLNDQTRLTTWAEIEPWYRELVERPISSARDLEEWLADFDELQSAVGQERERRHIAMTCQTDDPAREAAYLEFLRDVDPHVKSVVNTLRSKYLDCPFRAELPPETTAPLTRLWANRRDLFREANIPRETELAELGQSYQKIIGAMTVTFQGEERTLAAMAKFQEETDRAVREQAWRLTTQRRLQDKETLDDLFDKMIRLRVEIAREAGFADYVAYAYRDRERFDYDRSAAADFQKAVETEVVPLARQLREQRRQRLGVERLRPWDLAVDPLGRPPLRPFDDAQRLATGCQAVFNAIDPELGARFEYLRTHDLLDLANRKGKAPGGYQTTLEFQRLPFIFMNAVGVDDDVRTLLHEGGHAFHTLEARHLPYGPLREAPIEFCEVASMTMELFGANDLAPFYQPDQAARSHRQLLEGIVTILPWIATVDAFQHWVYDHPDHDRAQRRAAWSDLMDRFNTGVDWSDLDEAKAHTWHRQLHIFLYPFYYIEYGLAQIGALEIWKRSLDDRAGAVAAYRRALALGGTRPLPELFHAAGARFDFSPRTIGPLMATIQDELAKLPE; translated from the coding sequence ATGAGCGTCACGACCTATCAACCCGAGCCGATCCCCCGCCGTCGCCTCAACGACCAGACCCGCCTGACCACCTGGGCCGAAATCGAACCGTGGTACCGCGAACTTGTCGAACGGCCGATCTCCTCGGCCCGCGACCTGGAAGAATGGCTGGCCGACTTTGACGAGCTCCAGTCTGCTGTCGGTCAAGAACGGGAACGCCGCCACATCGCCATGACCTGCCAGACCGACGACCCCGCCCGCGAAGCTGCCTACCTCGAATTCCTCCGCGACGTCGATCCCCACGTCAAATCAGTCGTCAACACCCTCCGCTCCAAATACCTCGACTGCCCCTTCCGCGCCGAGTTGCCACCAGAGACCACCGCCCCCTTGACCCGGTTGTGGGCCAACCGCCGCGACCTGTTCCGTGAGGCCAACATCCCCCGCGAAACCGAACTCGCCGAACTCGGACAATCCTATCAGAAGATCATCGGCGCGATGACTGTCACCTTTCAGGGCGAGGAGCGCACCCTGGCGGCGATGGCCAAGTTCCAGGAAGAAACCGATCGCGCCGTCCGCGAGCAAGCCTGGAGGCTGACCACCCAGCGTCGTCTCCAAGACAAGGAGACGCTCGATGATCTGTTCGACAAGATGATCCGCTTGCGTGTCGAAATCGCCCGCGAGGCCGGGTTCGCCGATTACGTCGCCTACGCCTACCGCGATCGGGAACGATTCGACTACGACCGCTCCGCGGCTGCCGACTTCCAGAAGGCGGTCGAAACCGAAGTGGTGCCGCTGGCCCGTCAACTCCGCGAACAACGCCGCCAACGCCTGGGGGTCGAGCGTCTGCGTCCCTGGGATCTGGCGGTCGATCCCTTGGGACGTCCCCCGTTGCGCCCCTTCGACGACGCCCAACGCCTGGCGACTGGCTGTCAAGCGGTCTTCAACGCGATCGACCCCGAACTCGGAGCCCGCTTCGAATATCTCCGCACCCATGACCTGCTCGATCTGGCCAACCGCAAAGGGAAGGCCCCCGGCGGCTATCAGACGACCTTGGAATTCCAACGCCTGCCATTCATCTTTATGAATGCCGTCGGAGTGGACGACGACGTGCGCACCTTGCTCCACGAAGGCGGTCATGCCTTCCACACCCTGGAAGCCCGCCATTTGCCTTATGGCCCGCTCCGCGAAGCTCCCATCGAGTTTTGCGAAGTCGCCTCGATGACAATGGAACTCTTCGGGGCCAACGACCTCGCCCCGTTCTACCAGCCCGACCAGGCAGCGCGGTCGCATCGCCAGTTGCTCGAAGGCATCGTTACGATCCTCCCCTGGATCGCCACGGTGGACGCCTTCCAACATTGGGTCTACGACCACCCCGACCACGACCGCGCCCAACGTCGCGCCGCCTGGAGCGACCTGATGGACCGCTTCAACACTGGGGTCGATTGGTCCGACCTGGACGAAGCGAAAGCCCACACCTGGCATCGTCAGCTTCACATTTTCCTCTATCCCTTTTACTACATCGAATATGGCCTCGCTCAGATCGGCGCGCTGGAAATCTGGAAACGATCGCTCGACGATCGGGCCGGGGCCGTGGCCGCCTACCGCCGCGCCCTGGCGCTGGGCGGCACCCGCCCCCTTCCCGAACTCTTCCACGCCGCCGGAGCCCGCTTCGACTTCTCGCCCAGGACGATTGGTCCGCTGATGGCCACCATTCAGGATGAACTCGCCAAGCTGCCCGAATGA
- a CDS encoding DUF1559 domain-containing protein yields the protein MRLNRRVGFTLIELLVVIAIIAVLIALLLPAVQAAREAARRSQCVNNLKQISLSAHNFESTYGYFPAGNPSCVDRQASMPAPADGPSPGYVNQNQPGWLVSGTQFTGGGGSRAECYGPSWTLQLHAFVEQRAMADLLREGIENNPEEYIQSNPMDNLDAGRPLYGSQGSTIFAVWRCPSSGTNHDTIFFRSLSLEGLRKANYAGCFGGGTMATTMDGMATANPNPMMLGVFSTRPIQKFPPAGRAGTGVRLAQINDGTSNTAMISEVLTWDGNTPGRADTRDIRGVWVVPTMGANAFSTQTTPNSRVNDLLASCESTIPVNNILHCGTDPNSTLARHLALNGGFFAAARSRHPGGVNVAMADGSVRFVKDTINPLIWQATGTRAGGEVVSADAF from the coding sequence ATGCGTTTGAATCGTCGTGTAGGGTTCACACTGATCGAGTTGTTAGTGGTCATCGCCATCATTGCTGTGTTGATCGCACTGCTGCTGCCGGCGGTGCAGGCAGCGCGAGAAGCGGCCCGTCGTTCCCAGTGCGTCAACAATCTTAAGCAAATCTCACTTTCGGCCCACAACTTCGAGAGTACCTATGGCTACTTCCCGGCGGGTAATCCCTCGTGCGTGGATCGCCAGGCGAGCATGCCGGCCCCGGCGGATGGTCCCAGTCCCGGCTATGTGAACCAGAATCAACCAGGTTGGTTGGTTTCGGGGACGCAATTCACGGGAGGCGGCGGTTCGCGTGCCGAGTGCTACGGTCCAAGCTGGACGCTTCAACTGCACGCCTTCGTCGAGCAACGGGCGATGGCTGATTTGCTCCGTGAAGGTATCGAAAACAATCCCGAGGAATACATCCAGTCCAACCCGATGGATAATCTGGATGCGGGTCGACCGCTTTACGGCTCTCAAGGCTCGACGATTTTCGCGGTCTGGCGGTGTCCCAGCTCGGGGACTAACCACGACACGATCTTCTTCCGCTCGCTGAGCCTGGAAGGTCTGCGCAAGGCCAACTACGCTGGTTGCTTCGGCGGCGGCACGATGGCCACCACGATGGACGGTATGGCCACCGCCAACCCCAACCCGATGATGCTCGGCGTGTTTTCGACCCGACCCATCCAGAAGTTCCCGCCGGCGGGCCGTGCCGGCACGGGGGTGCGATTGGCTCAAATCAATGACGGCACTAGCAACACGGCTATGATCTCAGAAGTGTTGACCTGGGACGGCAACACGCCAGGGCGAGCCGACACCCGCGACATCCGCGGCGTCTGGGTCGTCCCCACGATGGGAGCTAATGCCTTCTCGACCCAGACCACGCCCAACTCGCGGGTCAACGACTTGCTAGCCTCCTGCGAATCGACAATCCCTGTGAACAATATTTTACACTGCGGGACCGACCCCAACAGTACCCTTGCCCGACATCTCGCTCTCAACGGCGGCTTCTTCGCGGCGGCCCGCAGCCGTCACCCCGGCGGGGTCAACGTGGCGATGGCCGACGGCAGCGTGCGGTTTGTCAAGGATACGATCAACCCTCTGATTTGGCAGGCCACTGGCACTCGCGCCGGCGGCGAAGTCGTCTCCGCCGACGCCTTCTAA